A region of Sulfurovum sp. DNA encodes the following proteins:
- a CDS encoding TolC family protein codes for MKDLNVLKQLFVFCSLSVILLMADELDDILSHNKNLMFTYDLKRNELESNKLSTSWIKPVILGYNKNITTQFEPTEKIDTYTVSIDQPIFRSGGIYYAMKYAEAHKKTNKAEIVLQKRRMAGDAVSILFQLKKNTLLQEKTTYQIDSDKINIHQKREKYKAGLLDSSFLDQSILEKSQNETSLLELKLQQEELLQHFSLLSDKNPMALKLPKLKLISKEYYQNTNLRLQKEQAFAEEVNYQSKITFTKYMPKISLQGKYSKGDLPLIYSSFGRSDLSIKQTYYNYGITISMPIDMNSFSDIEASKVAKLRTKIQVADLKIAINKEYERIRNSLKILDRKIALAKKDEEVYQNLYRLTQNLVKVGEKTSQDIDIMHNSLRIRQVDQEIYKIEKQIQLLKLYARVENVF; via the coding sequence ATGAAGGATTTAAACGTTTTGAAACAGCTCTTTGTGTTTTGTAGTCTTAGTGTCATTTTGTTGATGGCAGATGAGTTAGATGATATCTTGTCCCATAATAAAAATCTAATGTTTACATATGATCTAAAACGCAATGAACTAGAGAGTAATAAGCTTTCAACTAGCTGGATTAAGCCAGTGATTTTAGGCTACAACAAAAATATTACAACTCAGTTTGAACCTACTGAAAAAATAGATACCTATACAGTCTCTATAGATCAGCCTATTTTTCGTTCAGGTGGAATTTATTATGCGATGAAGTACGCAGAAGCACATAAAAAAACCAATAAAGCAGAGATTGTTTTACAGAAACGTAGAATGGCTGGTGATGCAGTTTCTATACTGTTCCAACTAAAAAAAAATACGCTTTTACAAGAAAAAACAACCTATCAAATTGATAGCGATAAAATCAATATACACCAAAAACGTGAGAAATATAAGGCAGGTTTGCTTGATAGCAGTTTTTTGGATCAGTCTATTCTGGAAAAGAGTCAAAATGAGACAAGCCTATTGGAGTTGAAGCTCCAGCAAGAGGAGCTTTTGCAACATTTTTCTCTTTTAAGCGATAAGAATCCTATGGCACTGAAACTACCAAAATTAAAATTAATCAGTAAAGAATATTATCAAAATACCAACTTAAGACTTCAAAAAGAGCAAGCATTTGCAGAGGAAGTAAATTATCAATCCAAGATAACATTTACCAAATATATGCCAAAAATTTCACTACAAGGGAAGTATAGCAAAGGTGATTTGCCTCTAATTTATAGTAGTTTTGGAAGATCTGATCTTAGCATTAAGCAGACCTATTATAACTATGGTATCACTATTTCTATGCCAATTGATATGAATAGTTTTTCCGATATAGAAGCAAGTAAAGTGGCGAAATTGCGTACAAAAATACAGGTAGCAGATTTAAAAATAGCCATTAACAAAGAGTATGAGCGGATTCGGAACTCCCTTAAGATTCTTGATAGAAAGATTGCATTGGCAAAAAAAGATGAAGAAGTTTACCAAAACCTCTATAGGTTAACTCAAAACCTTGTAAAAGTAGGCGAGAAAACTTCCCAAGATATTGATATCATGCATAATTCCCTTCGTATACGTCAAGTCGATCAGGAAATTTATAAAATAGAAAAGCAAATACAGCTTTTA
- a CDS encoding aspartate aminotransferase family protein, with the protein MTLEELDRKYVLQTYVRDYTNFVRGVGATLYDEDSNDYIDFASGIAVNSVGHGNERLTNVICEQAKKIMHISNLQVIEPQAKLAERMVKLSGYDMGVFFANSGAEANEGAIKIARKYGETQFQKKRYKVITLEHSFHGRTITTVKATGQESFHTPHFSPYPDGFDYVPSITDIYNAIDDETVAVLLELVQGEGGVQPFNKAEVQKLVAYLKEKKVLLIVDEVQTGVYRTGEFLASNLYEIEPDIITLAKGLGGGVPIGAVMTKHKEILQFGDHGSTFGGNYLSTVAGLAVLDILTEEYKSGRLHKTLLYFEQRLRTIAQQYTELFEQEVGIGLMRGLRAKSAKIQKSVLETALRERLIILKAGRNTVRFLPSLTITKDEIDEGFKRFETALCVL; encoded by the coding sequence ATGACATTAGAAGAACTTGACAGAAAGTATGTACTGCAGACTTATGTGCGTGACTATACCAATTTTGTAAGAGGTGTTGGTGCAACACTCTATGATGAGGATAGCAATGATTATATTGACTTTGCTTCGGGTATTGCGGTTAATTCGGTAGGGCATGGAAATGAGAGATTGACAAATGTTATATGTGAACAGGCAAAGAAGATCATGCATATTTCCAACCTTCAGGTGATTGAACCACAGGCAAAGCTAGCGGAACGTATGGTGAAGCTATCAGGCTACGATATGGGTGTGTTCTTTGCTAACTCTGGAGCAGAGGCGAACGAGGGAGCAATTAAGATTGCCAGAAAATATGGTGAGACACAGTTTCAAAAGAAGCGATATAAGGTCATTACACTTGAGCACTCTTTTCATGGTCGTACCATTACTACAGTGAAGGCAACGGGACAGGAGAGTTTCCATACACCTCATTTTTCACCATATCCCGATGGTTTTGATTATGTACCAAGCATTACCGATATCTATAATGCTATAGATGATGAGACAGTAGCAGTACTGTTAGAGCTGGTGCAAGGAGAAGGTGGTGTACAGCCTTTCAATAAAGCTGAAGTACAGAAACTTGTTGCTTACTTAAAAGAAAAGAAGGTATTACTCATTGTTGATGAAGTACAGACAGGAGTTTATCGCACAGGTGAGTTTCTTGCCTCCAATCTTTATGAGATAGAGCCTGATATTATTACACTTGCCAAAGGACTTGGTGGTGGAGTACCCATAGGGGCAGTGATGACAAAGCATAAAGAGATACTTCAATTTGGAGATCATGGTAGTACTTTTGGAGGGAACTACCTCTCTACGGTAGCAGGATTAGCTGTACTTGATATTCTTACAGAAGAGTATAAGAGTGGTAGATTGCATAAGACATTGCTCTATTTTGAACAGAGGCTTCGGACAATAGCACAACAGTATACTGAATTATTTGAACAAGAGGTGGGGATTGGATTGATGCGTGGACTACGTGCAAAGAGTGCCAAAATACAAAAAAGTGTACTTGAGACAGCACTTAGAGAACGATTAATCATACTGAAAGCAGGACGTAATACAGTACGTTTTTTACCAAGTTTGACTATTACCAAGGATGAAATTGATGAAGGATTTAAACGTTTTGAAACAGCTCTTTGTGTTTTGTAG